A window from Pseudomonas sp. MRSN 12121 encodes these proteins:
- the pheT gene encoding phenylalanine--tRNA ligase subunit beta translates to MKFSEQWLRGWVSPQVSRDELVARLSMAGLEVDSVTPVAGVFSGVVVGEVLSTEQHPDADKLRVCQVSNGTETFQVVCGAPNVRPGLKIPFAMIGAELPGDFKIKKAKLRGVESNGMLCSQAELQVGEGNDGLMELPVDAPVGQDFREYMELDDASIEVDLTPNRGDCLSLAGLAREVGALYATPVTRPAVISVAPAHDEVRPVEVLAPAACPRYLGRVIRNVDLSKPTPLWMVERLRRAEVRSIDAAVDITNYVMLELGQPLHAFDLAEINGGIRVRMAEEGEKLVLLDGQEVTLRSDTLVIADHTRALAIAGVMGGEHSGVTAGTRDVFLESAFFDQIAVAGKARSYGLHTDASHRYERGVDWQLAREAMERATGLLLEITGGEAGPIIEAVSEQHLPSIAPIILRAERINQMLGMEFDAAEVERLLGALGLKISADGVGQWRVEVPSHRFDISLEVDLIEELARLYGYNRLPVRYPQARLAPQAKAEARSDLPELRRLLVARGYQEAITYSFIDPKQFELFNPGVEPLLLANPISNDMAAMRSSLWPGLVKVLQHNLNRQQDRVRLFESGLRFVGQLEGLKQEAMLAGVVCGSRMPEGWAQGRDGVDFFDVKADVEAVLGFAGALDAFTFVPGKHPALHPGQTARIEREGRLVGYIGAIHPELSKALGLDRPVFVFELVLAEVASGKMPKFRELSRFPEVRRDLALLADREVAASAVLDVIRENAGEWLTDLRLFDVYQGKGIDPHRKSLAVGLTWQHPSRTLNDDEVNSTTQNILTSLEQRLNATLRK, encoded by the coding sequence ATGAAATTCAGTGAACAATGGCTGCGCGGCTGGGTAAGCCCGCAGGTAAGTCGCGACGAGCTGGTGGCTCGTCTGTCGATGGCCGGTCTTGAGGTCGATAGCGTAACGCCGGTTGCCGGTGTTTTCAGTGGTGTGGTGGTGGGCGAGGTGCTGAGCACCGAGCAACATCCTGATGCCGATAAGCTGCGTGTTTGCCAGGTCAGCAACGGTACGGAAACTTTCCAGGTCGTGTGCGGTGCGCCCAATGTGCGTCCGGGCCTGAAGATTCCTTTCGCCATGATCGGTGCGGAGTTGCCTGGTGACTTCAAAATCAAGAAGGCCAAGCTGCGTGGCGTCGAGTCGAACGGCATGCTGTGTTCCCAGGCAGAGCTGCAAGTGGGCGAGGGCAACGACGGCCTGATGGAGCTGCCGGTGGATGCGCCGGTGGGCCAGGATTTTCGCGAATATATGGAGCTGGATGATGCCAGCATCGAAGTCGACCTGACTCCGAACCGTGGCGATTGCCTCTCGCTGGCGGGTCTCGCTCGTGAAGTGGGCGCACTCTATGCCACGCCAGTCACTCGTCCGGCGGTGATATCTGTTGCGCCTGCGCACGACGAAGTACGGCCGGTGGAAGTGCTGGCCCCTGCGGCTTGCCCTCGTTATCTGGGCCGGGTTATTCGCAATGTCGATCTGTCCAAGCCGACTCCGTTGTGGATGGTCGAGCGTCTGCGACGTGCTGAAGTACGCAGTATCGACGCCGCGGTGGACATCACCAACTACGTAATGTTGGAGTTGGGGCAACCGCTGCATGCTTTCGATCTCGCTGAGATCAATGGTGGTATCCGTGTACGGATGGCCGAGGAGGGCGAGAAACTGGTCCTGCTCGACGGCCAGGAAGTCACTCTGCGCAGCGATACTCTGGTCATCGCCGACCATACTCGTGCCCTGGCGATTGCCGGTGTCATGGGGGGCGAACACAGCGGCGTCACTGCTGGTACCCGCGATGTGTTCCTGGAAAGCGCGTTCTTCGATCAGATCGCTGTAGCGGGTAAAGCTCGCTCATACGGCCTGCACACTGATGCTTCGCACCGCTATGAGCGCGGTGTGGACTGGCAACTGGCCCGTGAGGCCATGGAGCGCGCCACAGGCTTGCTGCTGGAAATCACCGGAGGCGAAGCCGGTCCGATCATCGAAGCGGTCAGCGAACAGCACTTGCCGTCGATTGCTCCGATCATTCTGCGCGCCGAGCGCATCAATCAGATGCTGGGCATGGAATTCGACGCAGCGGAAGTCGAGCGTCTGCTCGGTGCTCTGGGTCTGAAAATTTCTGCTGACGGTGTCGGCCAGTGGCGTGTCGAAGTGCCAAGCCACCGCTTCGATATCAGCCTGGAAGTGGATCTGATCGAAGAGCTGGCCCGCTTGTACGGTTACAACCGCCTGCCGGTTCGTTATCCGCAAGCCCGCCTGGCGCCTCAGGCCAAGGCTGAAGCTCGTAGCGACCTACCAGAGTTGCGCCGTCTGTTGGTAGCCCGTGGTTATCAGGAAGCTATTACTTACAGCTTCATCGATCCGAAACAATTCGAGCTGTTCAATCCAGGTGTAGAGCCGCTGTTGCTGGCCAATCCGATTTCCAACGATATGGCCGCCATGCGCTCGTCGCTGTGGCCTGGACTGGTCAAGGTACTGCAGCACAACCTGAACCGTCAGCAGGATCGTGTCCGGCTGTTCGAGAGCGGTTTGCGCTTCGTCGGCCAATTGGAAGGCCTGAAGCAGGAAGCGATGCTGGCGGGTGTGGTCTGCGGAAGCCGCATGCCGGAAGGTTGGGCGCAAGGCCGCGATGGCGTGGATTTCTTCGACGTCAAGGCGGATGTGGAAGCGGTATTGGGCTTTGCCGGTGCGCTGGATGCATTCACTTTCGTGCCAGGCAAGCATCCGGCGTTGCACCCGGGGCAAACCGCACGCATTGAGCGCGAAGGGCGTTTGGTCGGCTATATCGGCGCTATCCACCCTGAGTTGTCGAAAGCTCTCGGTCTCGACCGTCCGGTCTTCGTTTTCGAGTTGGTCCTGGCCGAAGTTGCGTCGGGTAAAATGCCGAAATTCCGTGAGTTGTCGCGCTTTCCTGAAGTGCGTCGTGACCTGGCCTTGCTGGCTGATCGCGAAGTTGCCGCCAGCGCGGTGCTGGATGTAATCCGTGAAAATGCAGGCGAATGGCTGACGGACCTCAGGTTGTTTGACGTGTACCAAGGTAAAGGCATTGATCCTCATAGAAAAAGCCTTGCGGTTGGCTTGACCTGGCAGCATCCATCGCGCACTCTTAACGACGATGAGGTGAACTCCACGACGCAAAATATCCTCACCTCGCTTGAACAAAGGTTGAACGCCACGTTAAGGAAGTGA
- the ihfA gene encoding integration host factor subunit alpha has protein sequence MGALTKAEMAERLYEELGLNKREAKELVELFFEEIRHALEDNEQVKLSGFGNFDLRDKRQRPGRNPKTGEEIPITARRVVTFRPGQKLKARVEAYAGTKS, from the coding sequence ATGGGGGCTCTGACGAAAGCTGAAATGGCCGAACGTCTCTACGAAGAGCTAGGCCTGAACAAACGCGAGGCCAAGGAATTGGTCGAGCTGTTTTTTGAGGAAATCAGGCACGCTCTCGAAGATAACGAACAGGTCAAATTGTCCGGTTTCGGTAACTTCGATCTTCGCGATAAACGCCAGCGTCCTGGCCGTAATCCGAAGACGGGTGAGGAAATCCCGATCACGGCACGCCGTGTGGTCACCTTTCGTCCAGGGCAGAAGTTGAAGGCCCGAGTTGAGGCTTATGCTGGAACCAAGTCATAA
- a CDS encoding MerR family transcriptional regulator: MLEPSHNDELPVIPGKRYFTIGEVSELCAVKPHVLRYWEQEFPQLNPVKRRGNRRYYQRQDVLMIRQIRALLYDQGFTIGGARLRLSGDEAKDDTTQYKQLIRQMISELEDVLMVLKK; the protein is encoded by the coding sequence ATGCTGGAACCAAGTCATAACGACGAGCTCCCGGTCATCCCGGGCAAGCGCTACTTCACCATCGGCGAAGTCAGCGAGCTCTGTGCGGTCAAACCGCATGTGCTGCGTTATTGGGAGCAGGAGTTTCCTCAGCTCAACCCCGTCAAGCGCCGCGGAAATCGCCGGTATTATCAGCGCCAGGATGTGCTGATGATCCGGCAGATCCGCGCGCTGCTTTATGATCAGGGGTTCACCATTGGTGGCGCGCGCCTGCGTCTTTCCGGGGATGAGGCCAAAGACGACACCACCCAGTACAAGCAATTGATCCGTCAGATGATCTCCGAATTGGAGGATGTCCTGATGGTTCTCAAGAAATAA
- a CDS encoding phage integrase Arm DNA-binding domain-containing protein encodes MAPRPRKAANKSLPQNLYFDARRGTYRYRRPSDGKFFPFGSDRLKAIDAAKQLNLEFMRGADLISAVIGSPGDSFEGFLDKYEADVLPPRELAKGTLGLYAVHFRRFRKWFAGKTVDQVTTRMIATQLDELTPRTANQCRALLVDIFNHAASKGLCPDNPAANTINRIEKKQRKRHTVEGLKAIREKAPNWLKNAIDLALITAQRRTDILDMRFDGARDGYLYLVQKKTAKATDAAWIRFLITDELQAVIARCRDNIASPYLVHRKPDRLKQKQAQTKDHWTKVEERYLTRAFKEAREAAGCYAGWKEEEMPGFHEVRALSLHLYQKAGKDGQKIAGHASEAMTKNYQRDHAEIVWSEAIPDLNISEITG; translated from the coding sequence ATGGCGCCACGGCCGCGCAAAGCCGCGAATAAGAGCCTTCCGCAGAACCTGTACTTCGACGCGCGGCGCGGCACATATCGCTACCGGCGGCCCTCCGACGGGAAGTTTTTCCCCTTCGGCTCGGATCGCCTGAAGGCCATTGACGCCGCGAAACAGTTGAACCTCGAATTTATGCGGGGCGCAGACCTGATTAGCGCTGTAATTGGCAGCCCAGGCGATAGCTTCGAGGGTTTCCTCGACAAGTACGAAGCGGATGTGCTGCCGCCGAGGGAGCTAGCGAAAGGCACCCTCGGGCTGTACGCAGTGCACTTCCGCCGGTTCAGGAAGTGGTTTGCAGGCAAGACTGTAGACCAGGTCACCACCCGCATGATCGCCACTCAGCTGGACGAGTTGACCCCACGCACGGCGAATCAATGCCGAGCCTTGCTGGTGGACATCTTCAATCATGCCGCATCCAAGGGGCTTTGCCCTGACAACCCGGCCGCCAACACGATCAACCGGATCGAGAAGAAGCAGCGCAAGCGCCACACCGTAGAGGGCCTGAAGGCCATCCGCGAGAAGGCGCCCAACTGGCTGAAGAATGCGATCGACCTGGCCCTGATCACAGCACAGAGGCGGACTGACATCCTGGACATGCGGTTCGACGGGGCTCGCGATGGATACCTGTACCTGGTGCAAAAGAAGACGGCCAAGGCCACTGACGCAGCTTGGATTCGCTTTCTGATCACCGATGAGCTGCAGGCCGTTATCGCTCGATGCCGGGACAACATCGCCTCCCCCTACCTGGTGCATCGTAAGCCTGATCGCCTGAAGCAGAAGCAGGCGCAGACCAAGGATCACTGGACAAAGGTTGAAGAGCGGTATTTGACGCGTGCGTTCAAGGAGGCCCGTGAGGCCGCCGGGTGCTACGCAGGGTGGAAGGAAGAAGAGATGCCGGGCTTTCACGAGGTCAGGGCGCTGTCGCTGCACCTGTATCAGAAGGCCGGAAAAGATGGGCAGAAAATTGCCGGTCACGCAAGCGAAGCAATGACCAAAAACTACCAACGAGACCACGCTGAAATCGTCTGGTCGGAGGCAATCCCCGACCTGAATATCAGCGAAATCACCGGGTAG
- a CDS encoding HNH endonuclease produces the protein MRLKKTERELVRLKYGGRCAYCGNDLGQVWHADHFEPVIRLPDERVAEQLQNHNLANMMPACVPCNLSKHRMQLEDWRRWLAGHVNSLNQYHPIYRLAKAYGLIAETGAEVVFHFEKVSQL, from the coding sequence GTGCGCCTGAAGAAAACCGAGCGCGAGCTGGTCCGCCTGAAATACGGCGGCCGCTGCGCATACTGCGGCAACGACCTGGGCCAAGTCTGGCACGCCGACCACTTCGAGCCGGTGATTCGCCTGCCTGATGAGCGGGTGGCTGAGCAGCTGCAGAACCACAACCTGGCCAACATGATGCCCGCCTGCGTGCCGTGCAACCTGAGCAAGCACCGTATGCAGCTTGAAGACTGGCGCCGCTGGCTGGCCGGCCACGTCAACAGCCTCAACCAGTACCACCCCATCTACCGCCTGGCCAAGGCCTACGGCTTGATCGCCGAAACGGGGGCCGAGGTCGTCTTCCACTTCGAAAAGGTGAGCCAACTATGA
- a CDS encoding RNA-directed DNA polymerase translates to MEINLLELYDDLIAGTYRPGRSICFVVTRPKAREVWAADFRDRIVHHLLYNHIGPAIERTFIADSCACIPGRGTLYAAKRLESKIRSQTQNWLRPGFYLKCDLANFFVAIDKRVLARQLTDRISEPWWLQLALQVLMHDPRDNYETRSPAHLFNRVPQHKRLTAQPAYLGLPIGNLSSQFFANVYLDALDQFAKHTLKARHYIRYVDDFVFLHESPQKLNEWLARVEAFLPSLGAKLNPSKTILQPIDRGVDFVGHVIKPWRRTTRKRSVAQALKRTAAAPAEDLRETANSYFGLLGQASHSQKDRAALARVVLKRGNSVNAALTKTFKKS, encoded by the coding sequence ATGGAGATCAACTTACTGGAACTTTACGACGACCTGATCGCCGGCACTTACCGGCCAGGCCGCTCTATCTGCTTCGTCGTGACAAGACCAAAGGCCCGGGAAGTATGGGCCGCCGACTTCCGCGACCGCATAGTTCATCACCTGCTGTACAACCACATCGGGCCGGCCATCGAGCGCACTTTCATTGCGGACAGCTGCGCTTGCATCCCAGGCCGCGGCACGCTGTACGCCGCAAAGCGTCTTGAATCGAAGATTCGTAGCCAGACGCAGAACTGGTTACGACCGGGCTTTTACCTGAAGTGCGACCTCGCAAACTTCTTCGTCGCCATCGACAAGCGCGTTCTGGCTCGACAGCTGACCGACCGGATCAGCGAGCCCTGGTGGCTGCAACTGGCCCTCCAGGTGCTGATGCACGATCCCAGGGATAACTACGAGACGCGCAGCCCGGCCCACTTGTTCAACCGGGTGCCGCAGCACAAGCGGCTCACTGCGCAGCCAGCGTACCTGGGGCTACCGATCGGCAACCTATCGTCGCAGTTCTTCGCGAACGTGTACCTGGACGCCCTGGACCAGTTCGCCAAACACACGCTGAAGGCTCGACACTACATCCGCTACGTCGACGACTTCGTCTTCCTGCACGAATCGCCGCAGAAGTTGAACGAGTGGCTGGCCCGGGTCGAAGCATTCCTGCCAAGCCTTGGCGCCAAGCTCAACCCTAGCAAGACCATTCTCCAGCCCATCGATCGCGGCGTGGACTTTGTCGGGCACGTCATCAAGCCATGGCGACGAACAACACGGAAACGATCAGTCGCCCAGGCGCTGAAGCGAACCGCGGCGGCGCCGGCCGAAGATCTGCGCGAAACGGCAAACAGCTACTTCGGCCTGCTTGGCCAGGCCAGCCATAGCCAAAAGGACCGGGCCGCACTGGCCCGGGTCGTGCTGAAGCGCGGCAACAGTGTCAACGCAGCGCTGACCAAAACCTTCAAAAAGTCGTAA
- a CDS encoding four helix bundle protein: MALHTELEIHGTAEELLGLALDLVRNIPRDLKQVVGSKIRDECLQVLVLIGRANMAREKLPHLNLLLESVWVLNYLLRVLTNKGLISKGQHAKAMKLTASVGRQANAWKKSAIATAPVA; encoded by the coding sequence ATGGCCCTGCACACGGAACTGGAAATCCACGGAACGGCAGAAGAACTGCTCGGACTTGCGCTCGACCTAGTCAGGAACATCCCTCGCGATCTGAAACAGGTTGTCGGGTCAAAAATCCGGGACGAATGCCTACAGGTCCTGGTGCTGATTGGCCGGGCCAACATGGCGCGGGAGAAGCTGCCTCACCTGAACCTCCTTCTGGAAAGCGTTTGGGTGCTCAACTACCTGCTCCGCGTCCTGACGAACAAGGGCTTGATCAGCAAAGGGCAGCACGCCAAAGCAATGAAGCTCACGGCCTCCGTCGGCCGACAGGCCAATGCCTGGAAGAAATCCGCAATCGCAACCGCGCCCGTTGCATGA